GCCGGCGCGCACCATCATGAACAGCTTGCGCGGGCCGTAATCCATCTGATCGCCGATCGGGCATGATCCAGAACAAACGCCGCATTGCATGCACATCGACAGACGGTCGCCGCCATCGACATTTTCGTAAACCCAGCGCGCGAAATTGAGGTCGTACTTTTTCTTGGTATCCGGGGAGAGCGCGTTCATGGTCTAAAACCCCTTGAAAGGATTGAGCCCGATGCTTTCGATATTGGCGGCGAAATCGTCGATTAATTTGCCGACGAGCGCCGAGTCGGAGATGGCGATTTCCATCGTTTCGACGCGTTCCTTTTCCAACATCATCGATTTTAGCGTTTCCTCGACCTTGCCCATGCGTTCCTGGGCCAAACCCGACCCCTTGACGAAGTGACACTGGTAGTCATCGCCGGATTTACACCCCATCAAGATGACGCCGTCGTAGCCCTTGGACAGGCCTTCGGAAACGTTGAGCATGCTCACCGAGCCTAGGCAACGCACCGGAATGACGCGCACATAGGCCGAATAGGTGTGCCGGTTGATGCCCGCCATGTCGAGCGCGGGGTAGGCGTCGTTCTCGCACGCCAGCACCAAAATCCGGGCCTTACCGGAAAATTCGTCGGGAATTTCACACGACCCCGACATGGCGTTGATCATATCGACCGAATAATTGTCGAAACGGATGGTGCGCACAGGGCAGGCCCCCATGCAGGTGCCGCAGCGCCGACAGCGCGACGGGTTGAGGACGGGATAGTCGTCTTCGCGTTCATCGATGGCGCCGAATGGGCACTCCACCGTGCAGCGCCGGCATTTGGTGCATTGATCGAGGCCGAATTTGGGAAACGACAGGTCGCCGGTGCGCGGGTGCAAGGAGCGGCCATCGCGAACGTTGCGAATCGCCTGAATGGCTTTCAGGACGGCGCCGCCGGCGTCCAGCCCGGCCTCGCCCATATCCATCGGGCGGCGCACCGGCCCACAGGTGTAAATTCCGGTCCGCCGCGTTTCATAAGGAAAACAGATGTAATGGCTGTCGGAGAAACCGTCGGCGAGGATCGGGATATGTGGTCCCTGGCGGTACTGCAGGTTGAGGATCGGCGCGCCCTCGGGAAGCGCTTCTTCGGGGCGCTCGACCGGGGCGGGCGCCTCGACGCCTTCCTTATATCCGGCGACGGTGATCGGTGCGGTGGGGTTGATATCGCTGGTGATATAAACCTTTTGCTCGTCCTTGATTTCCACCGTAGGGGCCTCGACATTGGTCGAATTGGGCACCATGCCGGTCGCCAGGACGACCATGTCCAGACCTTCCATGGGGATGTCGTCGCCAAGCAAATCGTCGTGATAGGTGACGGTCAGTTTATCATCGACGCCGGAAACCTTGCCCTTGACGAAGATGACGCCCTTTTCCTGGGCGGAACGATAAAATTCCTCGGCCGTGCCGGGGGTGCGCAGTTCATCGAAAATGACGTAGCACATCACTTCGGGGTCGGCGTCGATAAGTTGAATGGCGTGCTTGATCGACGCGCCGCAGCATACCGAAGAACAGTAGGGCAAGTGGGCGGGATCGCGCGATCCGGCGCACTGTACGAAGGCCACCGTTTTGGGCGCCTTGCCGTCGGATTTACGGGCCACGGGGCCGGCCGTGAGCATGGCTTCCAATTCGACGTTGGTGACGACGTCCGGCGATGCGCCGTAGCCCAGGTGGCCGAGTTTATTGGCGTCGTAGGGCCGCCAGCCGGTGGCGACGACGATGGCGCCGACGGTCTCGGTCGTGGTGGCGCCGCCCTTGCTGAAGTCAACGGTGAAGCGCCCCGGCATGCCCGCCGTCTTGGCGACCACGGTGTCGGTCATGACGGTGATGTTGGCGTCGGCCTCCACCGTTTTGATCAGCTCGGCGACCGGATTGTCCTGAGGTTCGCGATAGGGGGGTGTGTGGGGCATGATCTTGGACCAGCCCGCCGCCCATCCGCCGAGACGGTCGGAGCGTTCGACCAAAATCGCCTTGTGGCCGGATTTCGACGCTTCCAGGGCCGCGGTAAGACCCACGAATCCGCCGCCTACGACGAGGACCGTTTCGGAAAACTCGCCCTCGGTGTAGGCTTCGGGCAAGGTGATGAACTTGGCCTGGGTGACGCCCATGCGCACCTGATCGTCGGCCAGCATCTGGGTGTCTTCATCGCCCGCGGGGTGCGACCACACGACCTGTTCGCGAATATTTGCGCGCACCATGGAGGTGCCTTCGAAATTGAATTTGTCGGTCATCACGCGGGGCGAGCAGGCGGCGATCACCACGGAGTTGGCCTCGCCCGAGGCGATGTCGTCCGTGATCAGCTTGACGCCTTCGTCGCTGCACAGCGCGCCGTGGCGCTTGCAACCGGCGGCTTTCATTTCACCGGTGGCGACACTTTCCATGGTATCCAGATTGACGGCGTCGCCGATGCCGCAACCGCTGCATAGATAGACGCCGATTTTACGTTCTTCAGACATAGTTATTCATCCCTCCTGTCGTGCGGCTGACGGTCATTTAAGCGTTGGAGCTGACGGCTTGAATAGCCTTCAGCGCGGCGGCCGTCGCCGACTGCACGGACATGGATACATCAAGGGGCCCCGAAGCGACGCCCGCGGAAATCATGCCGTCCTTATCCCCCTGGTGAGGAACCATGAACCCGTATTCGTCCTGCTCGATGGTGACGGGCGCGCGGTCCTGAGCGTTCGACGGCTCCATCCCGGTGGCCAGAACCACCAGATCGTAAGGGCGGGCGTAGACCTCGCGGGTGATCGTATCTTCGCCTTTGACGATGGGGCCGCCATCGTCGCCGACCTCGATCGAGGCGGGTTTCGATTTGCGGAACGACACCTGGGGGTCGGCCTTTAGCTTGACGTGGAAGCTTTCCAATTTGTCGTGGGCGCGGATATCGATGTAATAGATATCGACCTCGCTCTCGGCGTACTGCTCACGGATGTAAGCGGCATGCTTGAGGCTGCCCAGACAACAGATGCGCGAGCAGTAGGGCAGGTGGTTGTAATCGCGCGAACCGGCGCATTGGATCAGCGCGACCTTTTTCGGCGCCTCGCCGTTGGAGGGGCGCAAAATCTTGCCGTGGGTCGGTCCGTCGTGGGCGGCGAGGCGCTCCATCTCGACATTGGTGATGATGTCGGGGCTTTCTCCATATGAATACGGCGTGATCTTGGCGGGATCGTAGGGTCGCCAACCGGTGGCCCAAATGATCGCCCCGACGTTGATGTCGAACGTGCTCTCCACCTCGTCCAGATCGACGGCGTCATACGAACAAGCCGCCTTGATTTTATCGGCCTCGGGGGTGCCGATCACGCTGGGGTCGATGACGTAGCGCATCGGGAACGCCATCTCGTGAGGAAGGTACGCAGCCTTGACCGTGTCCAGATTGTAATTGAAGGCGTTGGCGACATCGCTCTCGGCGGCCTGGGCGCAGGCCCCGCAGGCGGTGCAATTGGCCTTCACGTAACGCGGCGTGGTTTTCACCGAAACCGTGAAATTTCCTTTTTCGCCGGCCACCTGAGCGACGCTGGACATGGTGAAGATTTTTAAATTTTTAAGCTTTTTAATACGTTGGAAATTAATTTCCAGGCCGCAAGTGGGATGGCAGAGTTTGGGGAAATAGCGGTTGAGTTTGGCGACCCTTCCCCCCAATGTCGGCGCGTTTTCGAGGAGAACGACCTCATAACCCGATTCCGCCGCTTCGACGGCCGCGCTGACGCCGGCAATACCACCACCCACGACCAAAATGGTCTGGCTGTTGACTGATCCGTTGGACATTGTGCCTCACCTGGTATGTTTTTGTCGAATTCGGATTGTACGGTTCCGATTGCGTGCGGAATTCTTACACCAAAAAGGTATATTAGCGAAATAAAATTTTCCCCATTCCCTTGACGTTGGTGGATTATCTCTTAAATGAGAGATTTTTTCTCCATGCCGGGAAAAGGGGCTTGATCGTCTCATTTTAGCTCAGCGTAAAAGAGAGATGAAGAATAACGGTATTTCCAACGGCGTTGAAAGGTTAATTCAAATAATTAAAAAAAATATGGTGCGTTCTTTAACCGACCATGAAAGTTGGGTACTCATTTTGCGTTGCGCGGCGGCGTTACGCGTTGACGGGGTTTTATTAGCATTTTTGAATTTAGCGATGGTCGAAGGCGGCGATTGTTTGGTACAAGCATAGATGTCGTTGTCGTTTGCGGTTGGCGTATATGCGTGAATACAAGGCGCCCGATCCGAGCTTTCACTTTTGTGGAGCGCCGTATCCTGCGCCTTTCGGCTTGGCGTTGTCACCGTGGGCGCGGACGGCTTTTGCTTTTACCGTAGACTGTCGCGCGCAAGCGTCGTGCGACCAAAAATAGACAAAATTAAAATGAGCATTCGCCCATAAGTTACGGGCGAAAATCGTTATAGGCGAAAATCGTTACAGGGGGATTTTATGTCCAAACTTGTTGCGCCGCATGGCGGCGGTGAGCTGAACTCTTTATTGCTTCCCGAAGTTGAGCGCGAGGCCGAAAGGAAACGCGCCGAAAATTTGAAGAAAGTGCCGATGACTTCTCGTGAGACGTCGGACGTGCTGATGTTCGCGATGGGTGCGTATACGCCGCTTTCCGGCTTCATGGGCGAGGCCGACTGGCGTGGCGTGTGTGCCGATATGAAAATGGCCGACGGCCTGTTCTGGCCGATTCCGATCACGCTTTCGGCGAGCCGCGAGCTTGCCGATTCGATCGACCTTGAGGAAGAGGTCGCCCTGACCGACGGCGAAACCGGCGAAATCATGGCGGTCATGCAGATCAGCGAAAAATATTCCATCGATAAGGCGTTCGAATGCGAACACGTCTATCGCACCACCGATGATGAACATCCCGGCGTTCAAAAGGTCATGGCGCAGGCCGACATAAATTTAGCCGGCCCGGTTTCGGTTCTCAGCGAGGGGGAATATCCCGAAAAATACAAGGGATTGTATTATAGCTGCGCCGA
This genomic window from Varunaivibrio sulfuroxidans contains:
- a CDS encoding FAD-dependent oxidoreductase — its product is MSEERKIGVYLCSGCGIGDAVNLDTMESVATGEMKAAGCKRHGALCSDEGVKLITDDIASGEANSVVIAACSPRVMTDKFNFEGTSMVRANIREQVVWSHPAGDEDTQMLADDQVRMGVTQAKFITLPEAYTEGEFSETVLVVGGGFVGLTAALEASKSGHKAILVERSDRLGGWAAGWSKIMPHTPPYREPQDNPVAELIKTVEADANITVMTDTVVAKTAGMPGRFTVDFSKGGATTTETVGAIVVATGWRPYDANKLGHLGYGASPDVVTNVELEAMLTAGPVARKSDGKAPKTVAFVQCAGSRDPAHLPYCSSVCCGASIKHAIQLIDADPEVMCYVIFDELRTPGTAEEFYRSAQEKGVIFVKGKVSGVDDKLTVTYHDDLLGDDIPMEGLDMVVLATGMVPNSTNVEAPTVEIKDEQKVYITSDINPTAPITVAGYKEGVEAPAPVERPEEALPEGAPILNLQYRQGPHIPILADGFSDSHYICFPYETRRTGIYTCGPVRRPMDMGEAGLDAGGAVLKAIQAIRNVRDGRSLHPRTGDLSFPKFGLDQCTKCRRCTVECPFGAIDEREDDYPVLNPSRCRRCGTCMGACPVRTIRFDNYSVDMINAMSGSCEIPDEFSGKARILVLACENDAYPALDMAGINRHTYSAYVRVIPVRCLGSVSMLNVSEGLSKGYDGVILMGCKSGDDYQCHFVKGSGLAQERMGKVEETLKSMMLEKERVETMEIAISDSALVGKLIDDFAANIESIGLNPFKGF
- a CDS encoding CoB--CoM heterodisulfide reductase iron-sulfur subunit A family protein; translated protein: MSNGSVNSQTILVVGGGIAGVSAAVEAAESGYEVVLLENAPTLGGRVAKLNRYFPKLCHPTCGLEINFQRIKKLKNLKIFTMSSVAQVAGEKGNFTVSVKTTPRYVKANCTACGACAQAAESDVANAFNYNLDTVKAAYLPHEMAFPMRYVIDPSVIGTPEADKIKAACSYDAVDLDEVESTFDINVGAIIWATGWRPYDPAKITPYSYGESPDIITNVEMERLAAHDGPTHGKILRPSNGEAPKKVALIQCAGSRDYNHLPYCSRICCLGSLKHAAYIREQYAESEVDIYYIDIRAHDKLESFHVKLKADPQVSFRKSKPASIEVGDDGGPIVKGEDTITREVYARPYDLVVLATGMEPSNAQDRAPVTIEQDEYGFMVPHQGDKDGMISAGVASGPLDVSMSVQSATAAALKAIQAVSSNA